The stretch of DNA AGCACACCTCATTGTTTTAAGAAGTTTTGTATCCTGTTGACAAAGGATGTATAAACAAAAAGCAGAAACGTCAAAAGAATGCGTCGACTACATCAGCACGTCACGCATCTACATTTTCACAGAAGGTAAATTGTAGTTGTCGGTGATTTAACTGACGATTGAGGGTTTGCAAATCTCCCgctaaaatttgaatttttcaacttcttcCTCTCCAGAAACATTATTTCCTCCAAAAACAAACACCaggataattaattaataacttTATTTACTCAACCATGTCTTTTTTGCTAACATACTCAACGCACCGAGAGGGATTAGTTGGGAAGAATTCCTGACACTTGGTCATGAGACGTTTCAATCCCTGAATGTACTTCCGCTGGGTCTCATCGTTCAGCACATGCGCCACATTCTTACTGAAGATCTTTTCTCGTCCCGTACGAGCGTGGATACCCACCATGGTCACCCCAATGGGCCACGGAGCATTCCCAATGGCCATCTGTAGGTAAGCATCACTCGCAGCGATGTAGTTCCGTTCCAGGAGAGCACGAGCAATATCCGTGAGACTGTCCAGAATATCCTCAGGCAGTGTCTTGTTCTTCAGCTTCCGGAAGAGGGGCTTCATATACACGCGAGTCTGTGTGAATGTTGCCCGAGCAATTTTCATCTTCGTGGACATCCTCTCGGCCGTTGAGCACTCATTGAGATTGCTATTCCACAGCTTCAGCAGGTACTGCAGCAGTGTGGTGATGACATTCATATCGTGATCCTTGTTTCCACGTCCAAGGCGTCGCTTTGCCATCTCCTGAATCGTATCCCACGTAATCGTTTCATCTTCCGGAAAGTCATCCGTTGAGGTCTTCTCACCCGAACTTGTGCTCTCATTTCCGTGAgatgtgagaatttcatcgAGGTACGCCTGATCAACTTGCTCCATGGCCTCCTGGAAGTCATTCCGGAAACCACGATTGATCTCCGGTTGGGTAATTTCGCACTGGCGCAACCTCCGGAAGGCTTCCTGGTCATTTTCCCCGAAAAGACGAATTGGTTCACAGCGCTCGCGGAGTCGTCGAATCACTTCCGGACGTGGTAGGATGGAATGTTCACTTGTAACATCAGTGCTGGCAACGCAACTTCCGGAACTCGTTGATTCGGTTTGTTCTTCCCTCTGACCGTAAGTTTGGAAGTACTTTTCCTGCTCTTTTGCAAGCAATTCACCCCTTTTGAAGTATTTCTTTCCACCATCctgcaaaattgaattaatacaTTGTCGGgaaatgcatgaaaaatgaaagaaaatgtctggaaaattctttaacttaCAAGCAATTGCTGCTCTTCGAGAAGTTTTCGTTTCTTGGCAATTTCCGCTTTGAGAATatccattgaaaaatcaaaattaggTGTTTCGTCACTAAATAATAGATCTCttttagagaaattaaaagaattttctctctatttttgagaaaatcaaatgattAAAAACTTGTAAACAATAACAAAGTATGCTGTGCTTTTGtaacgagaaaaaaagagacgaGATCAATTTTTGAATGTGTGAGAGTGAGAAGGGGATGTtgtcaaaaatcaaaatatcgtatttataaaatatcgaTTAAAAATCGTTTATAGAAAAGTCGATAAaacagatgaagaaaaataatgttttttgcgaattttgtaattcttaacgatttttttaacggaacaaaagcaaaagaacttcaaaaaaaaattttttttctattttagattatttactaatgtaaaaaaaagcttttgccGGATGAAAATATCagacaataaaataaagaaatactttaaaaattaaaaatatcttttatacgttttataccggaaaattagtttttccatatcgaaagtcaatcataacgcgtccagttataagagttggtgtcccacaacatgtagaagtttgtttatgcgttgtaatactatttgtgagcagtattagtataggcaaagttaatttttttttgtaaaattcggcaatttgatggataaaaatggttatatctttggttctataagacctacagaaatttcttgactagttttggaaaggtattaaaacaggctataaattgacataaatttcaataattttcaaggtcatctccataacacaaaatggcggatttttgttctagcaaaacagttttttgcattttttgtctcgaagAAGTGGTTCTAGAGggttctgatgttctagaaagttgtagagaattgcaaaacctttaatttgatactaagatgggcaaaatcggtcaagcagtgcaggagatatggctcttagaacttttcaaattcaagaatttttcaaatggctatatcttctaaacggcgacatagattttcttcattttcggactggtgaaagatattgagtcaggctacaacatatcaaaatttaaaggaaaacgataacagatgttgggagatatagccccttaaagttaggcaatttttgtttttgtttttagcgcctcttgcggatgtttttgaaacttgaaatgttctaggcagttgtagggcttctcaatacctttcatttgataccaagatggtcaaaatcggtcaagccgttctcgagatatatcgaaaaaacactttttgctttagaccgccatatttgctaaacggcttgaccgattttcaagtatgaattatcgatgaaaacgtctcactgagttctacaacatacaaaaaattcagatctctagctataagggaactggttgatggtgtttcaaaatggcggacggcggcc from Lutzomyia longipalpis isolate SR_M1_2022 chromosome 1, ASM2433408v1 encodes:
- the LOC129786116 gene encoding pre-mRNA-splicing factor 18, with protein sequence MDILKAEIAKKRKLLEEQQLLDGGKKYFKRGELLAKEQEKYFQTYGQREEQTESTSSGSCVASTDVTSEHSILPRPEVIRRLRERCEPIRLFGENDQEAFRRLRQCEITQPEINRGFRNDFQEAMEQVDQAYLDEILTSHGNESTSSGEKTSTDDFPEDETITWDTIQEMAKRRLGRGNKDHDMNVITTLLQYLLKLWNSNLNECSTAERMSTKMKIARATFTQTRVYMKPLFRKLKNKTLPEDILDSLTDIARALLERNYIAASDAYLQMAIGNAPWPIGVTMVGIHARTGREKIFSKNVAHVLNDETQRKYIQGLKRLMTKCQEFFPTNPSRCVEYVSKKDMVE